The following proteins are encoded in a genomic region of Rissa tridactyla isolate bRisTri1 chromosome 5, bRisTri1.patW.cur.20221130, whole genome shotgun sequence:
- the LOC128910399 gene encoding octopamine receptor-like yields MAQTQQDFNSGKMLMGKNESWLSNFSSAASSFVKGGGNWAEIGLQEVVIGLILTLIDLITLLGNTVVFICPVVEKRLRTVTYMFIMSLATADFLVACLVMPFSIIYEVTGMWLFGKLFCKVWISFDVMFCTASIVTLCFISLDRYCSVVTPYHYSRRMSRGRCIVMTCMVWVYSSLISFLPVMQGWNEIPGVDFDAGRECIFVTNWIFAIVASALAFFVPFMVMCSMYFFIYRASRLKATRIMSQTLEIHYHPNSKRQNHLQLENKATRTISIIISVFVLCWLPYFVLNVWLAARGTDSTSTVLVDTFKIITWLGYCNSTINPMLYAFLNRDFQRALKKLLICRHRSQVDIGEDMVSIATFSKTAPDLEYSIPVPVPNGAPKGKPK; encoded by the exons ATGGCACAGACACAGCAGG aTTTTAACAGTGGGAAGATGCTGATGGGCAAAAATGAATCTTGGCTCTCTaatttctcctctgctgcctcctcctttgTGAAAGGAGGTGGCAACTGGGCAGAGATTGGCCTCCAGGAGGTGGTCATTGGGCTGATACTGACCCTCATTGACCTGATCACACTCCTGGGAAATACGGTAGTCTTCATCTGCCCCGTGGTGGAGAAGAGGCTGCGCACCGTCACCTATATGTTTATCATGTCCTTAGCCACGGCAGATTTCCTCGTAGCTTGCCTGGTCATGCCCTTTAG TATCATTTACGAGGTGACAGGGATGTGGTTGTTTGGGAAGCTGTTCTGCAAAGTCTGGATCTCCTTTGACGTCATGTTCTGCACTGCGTCCATCGTCACGTTGTGCTTCATTAGCCTGGACAGATACTGCTCCGTCGTGACCCCGTACCACTATTCAAGAAGGATGTCCCGTGGCAG ATGCATCGTGATGACCTGCATGGTCTGGGTATACTCCTCcctcatttccttccttcctgtcatGCAAGGCTGGAACGAGATCCCCGGGGTGGACTTTGATGCAGGCAGAGAATGCATCTTTGTCACCAACTGGATTTTTGCCATCGTGGCTTCTGCTCTGGCATTTTTCGTCCCCTTCATGGTCATGTGCAGCATGTATTTCTTCATCTACCGAGCTTCACGGCTCAAGGCCACTCGTATCATGTCTCAGACTCTGGAGATTCACTACCACCCCAACAGCAAGCGGCAGAACCATCTGCAGCTGGAGAACAAGGCCACGCGGACCATTAGCATTATCATTTCAGTCTTTGTGCTGTGCTGGCTGCCGTACTTTGTCCTGAATGTCTGGCTCGCTGCCAGAGGCACCGACTCCACCAGCACGGTCTTGGTTGACACCTTCAAGATCATCACCTGGTTAGGGTATTGCAACTCCACCATCAACCCAATGCTCTATGCTTTCCTGAACCGGGACTTCCAACGGGCCCTGAAGAAGCTGCTCATTTGCAGGCACAGGTCTCAGGTGGACATTGGAGAAGACATGGTTTCCATAGCCACATTTTCCAAGACTGCTCCAGACCTAGAATATAGTATTCCAGTGCCAGTGCCCAATGGTGCCCCGAAGGGCAAACCCAAGTAA